A portion of the Celeribacter baekdonensis genome contains these proteins:
- the lipB gene encoding lipoyl(octanoyl) transferase LipB: MPRSTESAAKDRDMVEWRISDGLTDYMFAATEMEARADAIARGEADELIWLLEHPPLYTAGSSAKREDLVDPDRFPVYDTRRGGQYTYHGPGQRVAYAMLDLNTRGKDVRKFVANMEAWVIAALAEFNVTGEIRAGRVGVWVVREDKPLTLTGQKPEDKIAAIGLRIRKWVSFHGLSINVDPDLSHFDGIVPCGIREHGVTSLVDLGLPVTMEDVDVALKRAFSEVFGD; this comes from the coding sequence ATCCCCCGAAGCACAGAGTCAGCCGCGAAGGATAGAGACATGGTCGAATGGCGCATTTCAGACGGGTTGACCGATTACATGTTCGCCGCCACCGAAATGGAGGCCCGCGCCGATGCCATTGCGCGCGGCGAGGCGGACGAGTTGATTTGGCTGTTGGAACACCCGCCTTTGTACACCGCAGGCAGCTCCGCCAAGCGCGAGGATTTGGTCGATCCCGACCGTTTCCCGGTCTATGACACCCGTCGCGGCGGGCAATATACCTATCACGGTCCGGGTCAGCGGGTCGCCTATGCGATGCTCGATCTCAACACACGCGGCAAAGATGTGCGCAAATTCGTCGCCAATATGGAGGCTTGGGTGATCGCCGCGCTGGCCGAATTCAACGTCACGGGCGAAATCCGCGCGGGGCGGGTTGGCGTTTGGGTGGTGCGCGAGGACAAGCCGCTGACCCTGACCGGGCAAAAGCCCGAGGACAAAATCGCCGCCATCGGATTGCGCATTCGCAAATGGGTGTCCTTTCACGGGCTGTCGATCAATGTCGACCCCGATTTGAGCCATTTCGACGGCATCGTGCCCTGTGGCATCCGCGAACATGGCGTGACATCTTTGGTGGATCTGGGTCTGCCTGTGACGATGGAGGACGTGGACGTCGCCCTGAAACGCGCCTTTTCCGAGGTTTTTGGCGACTAA
- a CDS encoding cytochrome c family protein has translation MTKLSGTKLFALTAAALMATSTAAFAGDAEAGAKEFNKCKSCHMIANGDDIIVKGGRTGPNLYGVIGRPVASYEGFKYGDGILAVGATGKVWDEASLIEYVADPTAYIDTHGGSGRSKMTFKLKDGTNVAAYLATFSTMSDEGASDDGAEAADSMDTDMDETKGQEHNQEGEHTQSGASN, from the coding sequence ATGACCAAACTATCCGGGACCAAACTTTTTGCCCTCACCGCCGCCGCCCTGATGGCAACCTCCACCGCCGCTTTCGCCGGTGATGCGGAAGCCGGCGCGAAAGAGTTCAACAAATGCAAATCCTGCCACATGATTGCAAACGGCGATGACATCATCGTCAAAGGCGGCAGAACCGGCCCGAACCTCTACGGCGTGATCGGCCGCCCGGTCGCCTCCTACGAGGGCTTCAAATATGGCGACGGCATCTTGGCCGTGGGCGCGACTGGCAAGGTTTGGGACGAAGCGTCTTTGATCGAATACGTTGCCGATCCGACCGCCTATATCGACACGCATGGTGGCTCTGGCCGCTCGAAAATGACCTTTAAGCTGAAAGACGGCACCAACGTGGCCGCCTATCTCGCCACCTTCTCGACGATGTCCGACGAAGGAGCCTCTGATGACGGGGCTGAGGCCGCTGACTCCATGGACACAGACATGGATGAAACCAAAGGTCAGGAGCACAACCAAGAGGGCGAGCACACTCAGTCTGGCGCATCCAACTGA